From Luteolibacter arcticus, one genomic window encodes:
- a CDS encoding sensor histidine kinase — MISIRWRLTILLCLAIGTLFIATGIGVFVAMRELLRSQFDETLTAKARALITASEIDGGEFEIDLTVQDFAGFGKDGNDYFEIRRMNGKLFMSSPSILSDQQDTGDFSGIRKPEDDEPRIRKGKFANGRPAHFYVQRFYPKDDKKARHRDLYLIVASPTGSMNLPLALLATVLGVAGAAALLLMVPVIRLGLGRGLKPLDKLAADVGHIHPEKLHQRMDVQKLPAELVPVAERLNDWIGRLEASFDRERRFSSHAAHELRTPLAELKSMAELGAMWPEEATSERCAEMVVVANELEALLDKLSLLARADAGRQPVQREPIDLAATVATAISRVEPRAAQRGLRLDSRVSEGPFSSDPVLWGAILQNLLGNAVAHAPEGSEVMIEASPNRLAVSNPAPGLNEEDLERLFERFWRKDDARSGYGHSGLGLSIVKACVALLGGECRATLSPNGYFRVALTWH; from the coding sequence ATGATCTCGATCCGCTGGCGTCTCACGATCCTCTTGTGCCTGGCGATCGGCACGCTCTTTATCGCCACTGGGATCGGTGTCTTCGTGGCGATGAGGGAACTACTACGTTCACAGTTTGACGAGACGCTGACGGCGAAGGCGCGTGCCCTGATCACCGCCTCGGAGATCGATGGCGGCGAGTTCGAGATCGACCTGACCGTGCAGGACTTCGCCGGCTTTGGAAAGGACGGCAACGACTACTTCGAGATCCGCCGGATGAATGGGAAGCTCTTCATGAGCTCGCCCTCGATCCTTTCGGACCAGCAGGACACCGGTGATTTCTCGGGCATCAGGAAGCCTGAGGATGACGAGCCCCGCATCCGAAAAGGCAAGTTCGCCAACGGCCGCCCCGCGCACTTCTATGTGCAGCGCTTTTATCCGAAGGACGACAAGAAGGCGCGCCACCGGGACCTCTATCTCATCGTTGCCAGCCCGACGGGGAGCATGAACCTGCCGCTTGCCCTGCTCGCCACCGTGCTCGGGGTCGCGGGTGCTGCGGCGTTGCTCCTGATGGTGCCGGTCATCCGCCTCGGTCTGGGCCGCGGCCTGAAGCCACTCGACAAGCTTGCCGCCGACGTCGGCCACATTCACCCGGAAAAACTACATCAGCGCATGGACGTGCAAAAGCTCCCCGCCGAACTCGTCCCCGTGGCCGAAAGGCTCAACGACTGGATTGGCCGTCTGGAAGCCTCCTTCGATCGTGAGCGACGCTTCAGCAGTCACGCCGCCCACGAGCTGCGCACACCCTTGGCGGAGCTGAAGAGCATGGCCGAGCTCGGTGCCATGTGGCCGGAGGAGGCGACCTCAGAGCGCTGTGCCGAGATGGTAGTCGTCGCCAACGAACTCGAGGCTCTGTTAGACAAGCTCTCGCTGCTCGCCCGCGCCGATGCCGGTCGCCAACCGGTCCAGCGCGAGCCCATCGACCTCGCCGCCACTGTCGCGACCGCGATTTCGCGTGTCGAACCAAGGGCTGCACAACGAGGACTGCGCCTGGACTCCCGCGTTTCCGAAGGACCCTTCAGCAGTGATCCGGTGCTTTGGGGAGCGATTCTCCAGAATCTGTTAGGCAATGCCGTGGCACACGCTCCGGAGGGTTCTGAAGTCATGATCGAGGCATCCCCCAACCGCCTCGCCGTCTCCAATCCCGCGCCCGGCCTCAACGAGGAGGATCTGGAGCGGCTCTTCGAGCGCTTCTGGAGGAAGGATGACGCGCGCAGCGGCTACGGGCACTCGGGACTCGGACTCTCAATCGTGAAGGCCTGCGTTGCACTCCTCGGCGGTGAATGCCGCGCGACGCTCTCGCCCAATGGCTACTTCCGCGTGGCATTGACGTGGCATTGA
- a CDS encoding response regulator transcription factor, with translation MRLLVIEDAARLRDTLGKALSRMGHAVDLAVDGEEGDMMGRAAKYDAVVLDRMMPGKDGLVVLRGWRRDGIDTPVLLLTALDGVEEKVRGLSEGADDYLTKPFALAELVARLEALARRRYSQPDPKLKIGPLEIDTAAKAVSRDGEMIPLTAREFSLLEILARRPGQVLNREQIESHLYSELDGPLSNAVDSAICSLRRKVCPPGTPPLIHTRRGLGYVLEA, from the coding sequence ATGAGACTGCTCGTCATCGAAGATGCCGCCCGACTGCGCGACACGCTGGGCAAGGCGCTGTCCCGTATGGGCCACGCCGTGGACCTCGCCGTGGATGGCGAGGAGGGAGACATGATGGGCCGCGCTGCGAAATACGACGCGGTGGTGCTCGACCGCATGATGCCCGGCAAGGACGGCCTGGTAGTCCTGCGCGGCTGGCGGCGCGATGGCATCGACACACCGGTGCTGCTGCTCACCGCGCTCGATGGCGTGGAGGAGAAAGTCCGCGGCCTGAGCGAGGGTGCCGACGACTATCTCACGAAGCCCTTCGCCTTGGCGGAACTGGTCGCGCGCCTCGAAGCACTCGCCCGCCGCCGCTATTCCCAGCCAGACCCCAAGCTGAAGATCGGTCCGCTCGAAATCGACACCGCGGCGAAGGCGGTTAGCCGCGACGGTGAGATGATCCCCCTTACCGCCCGCGAGTTTTCCCTGCTCGAGATCCTCGCGCGCCGCCCGGGTCAGGTGCTCAACCGCGAGCAGATCGAGTCCCACCTTTACTCCGAGCTCGACGGGCCACTGAGCAATGCCGTCGACTCCGCCATTTGCTCGCTGCGCCGGAAGGTCTGCCCGCCGGGCACCCCCCCCCTCATCCACACCCGCCGCGGCCTCGGCTACGTGCTCGAAGCATGA
- a CDS encoding DUF3616 domain-containing protein — translation MKANRPRHPRALAALALAALLPAACAQQDAGTQRLEILTDEWQLAGFENSLDLSGIAAANKTQVLVGSDEMFHVQPGVIEASKHRIESKRPIALPVKSAGKKQEVDIEGVAYSSADHAYYVVGSHGLGKKKGDFQADRHSIYQVPVDPATGQVKKDGIRRTSLLPWLEKTPQVKPHLKQPLQQNGLNIEGLTWSGGKLWFGLRAPNQDGRGLVLELAPDQLFGGGKPGPMRVHEITIAKGRGIREIAAVQDGFILLTGNASAEASKKIPITAAPGPDTRFELLYWDGRDTKATNLGRLPENGGKGEALLVLDDAAGHVDLLVIFDGLPGGEPLGVRIHR, via the coding sequence GTGAAAGCGAACCGACCCAGACATCCCCGCGCCTTGGCGGCCTTGGCCCTCGCCGCGCTATTGCCCGCTGCCTGCGCCCAACAGGACGCCGGCACCCAGCGGCTCGAGATCCTCACCGACGAGTGGCAGCTCGCCGGCTTTGAAAACTCGCTCGATCTGAGCGGCATCGCCGCCGCGAACAAGACGCAGGTGCTGGTCGGAAGTGACGAGATGTTTCACGTCCAGCCTGGAGTGATCGAGGCCTCGAAGCACCGGATCGAATCGAAGCGCCCGATCGCCTTGCCCGTGAAATCGGCAGGCAAGAAGCAGGAAGTCGACATCGAAGGCGTCGCCTACTCGTCCGCCGATCACGCCTACTACGTGGTGGGATCGCACGGCCTCGGAAAGAAGAAGGGAGACTTTCAAGCCGACCGCCACTCGATCTATCAGGTGCCCGTCGATCCGGCCACCGGCCAAGTGAAAAAGGATGGCATCCGCCGCACGAGCCTGCTGCCGTGGCTTGAAAAGACGCCGCAGGTGAAGCCCCACCTCAAGCAGCCGCTCCAGCAGAATGGCCTGAACATCGAGGGCCTCACATGGTCGGGTGGCAAGCTGTGGTTCGGGCTCCGCGCGCCGAATCAAGATGGCCGCGGACTGGTGCTCGAACTCGCTCCCGACCAACTCTTCGGCGGCGGCAAGCCGGGCCCGATGCGTGTCCACGAGATCACCATCGCGAAGGGCCGCGGCATTCGAGAAATCGCCGCCGTGCAAGATGGCTTCATCCTGCTCACCGGCAATGCCAGTGCCGAAGCCTCCAAGAAGATCCCCATCACCGCCGCACCGGGACCGGACACCCGCTTCGAGCTCCTCTACTGGGATGGCCGCGATACCAAGGCCACAAACCTCGGGCGCTTGCCGGAAAACGGCGGCAAGGGCGAAGCACTGCTCGTGCTCGATGACGCCGCCGGCCACGTGGACCTGCTCGTCATCTTCGACGGCCTGCCGGGTGGCGAGCCACTGGGTGTCCGCATCCACCGCTGA
- a CDS encoding LysR family transcriptional regulator, translating to MDIDLNCLLIFRHLADTGSFTETGKRWGMSQPAVSLMISKLESAIGLILLERSPTGTKLTPAGVAFLAHANETGAAYLDFIDGMRRLDRRMDRQVLLALDASYFGRTLRAEIAMGVLPGVNGPAVKCGDAGENWRAALEATRCDVVVAGRFLRAGLSAGVQEAVIRHERGITVAWNPDFYPFDPDNFSFPEVLRTTVLVPDRRVVTGFGSFLLRWCDEAYGIQPANSIAFSSEDEAAAACRAGLGVMLAPGNAMPRLGDGADGLIHVRTFEFLLPQAFTVSVYCRSDEESKEVLGVAAAVAKLGRKLFP from the coding sequence ATGGACATTGACCTGAACTGCCTGCTCATCTTCCGCCACCTCGCGGACACCGGGAGCTTCACCGAGACTGGCAAGCGCTGGGGCATGTCCCAGCCGGCCGTGAGCCTGATGATCTCGAAGCTGGAGTCGGCAATCGGGCTGATTTTGTTAGAGCGCTCGCCGACCGGCACGAAATTGACCCCGGCCGGCGTCGCCTTCCTCGCCCACGCGAACGAAACCGGCGCGGCGTATCTGGATTTCATCGATGGCATGCGCCGGCTCGACCGGCGGATGGATCGCCAGGTGCTGCTGGCACTGGATGCGTCCTATTTCGGCCGCACGCTGCGAGCAGAGATCGCCATGGGCGTGCTGCCCGGAGTGAACGGCCCGGCGGTGAAATGCGGCGATGCCGGCGAGAATTGGCGCGCGGCGCTGGAGGCCACGCGCTGCGACGTGGTGGTCGCCGGGCGCTTCCTGCGGGCCGGTCTTTCGGCCGGGGTGCAGGAGGCGGTGATCCGCCACGAGCGCGGCATCACGGTGGCATGGAATCCGGATTTCTATCCCTTCGACCCTGACAATTTCAGCTTCCCCGAAGTGCTGCGCACCACCGTGCTGGTGCCCGACCGCCGGGTCGTGACCGGCTTCGGCTCCTTCCTGCTGCGCTGGTGCGATGAAGCCTACGGGATCCAGCCGGCGAACTCGATCGCTTTCTCCTCCGAGGATGAGGCAGCCGCCGCGTGCCGGGCCGGACTGGGGGTCATGCTCGCGCCGGGGAATGCGATGCCGCGCCTCGGCGATGGCGCGGACGGGCTGATCCACGTGCGGACCTTCGAGTTCCTGCTGCCGCAGGCCTTCACCGTCTCGGTGTATTGCCGGAGCGATGAGGAGTCGAAGGAAGTCCTGGGCGTGGCGGCGGCGGTCGCAAAGCTCGGGCGGAAGTTGTTCCCCTGA
- a CDS encoding LysR family transcriptional regulator, with translation MPTKNSENPGPVEALPEITYRQLEVFSVTCKERSYANAALELHSTRANIKRVCQEFEAAVGRPLFEEMADRTLVPTPFAQGLLVQVGPLSRSLRKLGEGVRTLHQAGRILRFAAGGEFFRGGLFTDFLATLKIADIFRSCFVRIEVKRFRTALLNAECDVYFGIGLGCADRLDSVDLGPVPWKIVRHPKAKGEPPATPGELEKDGWWIADAGEPEVAASVLEDFRKAGAPGGAVLAEAETARLLADPSSLPTAGCLFVPETTAGLADRDPGPWPSYRLTACLRRNHPYAELKPRLMAAVNGHGH, from the coding sequence ATGCCCACGAAGAACTCCGAGAACCCCGGCCCCGTGGAAGCGCTGCCGGAAATCACCTACCGGCAGCTCGAGGTCTTCAGCGTGACCTGCAAGGAGCGCTCGTATGCGAATGCGGCGCTGGAGCTGCACAGCACCCGGGCGAATATCAAGCGGGTCTGCCAGGAATTCGAGGCGGCGGTGGGCCGCCCGCTGTTCGAGGAAATGGCGGATCGCACGCTGGTGCCGACGCCTTTCGCGCAGGGGCTGCTCGTCCAGGTCGGGCCGCTGTCGCGCTCGCTGCGCAAGCTCGGCGAGGGCGTGCGCACCCTGCACCAGGCGGGCCGCATCCTGCGCTTCGCGGCGGGGGGCGAGTTTTTCCGCGGCGGCCTCTTCACCGACTTCCTCGCGACACTGAAGATCGCGGACATATTCCGCTCCTGCTTCGTGCGCATCGAGGTGAAGCGCTTCCGCACCGCGCTGCTGAATGCGGAGTGCGACGTGTATTTCGGCATCGGCCTCGGCTGCGCGGACCGGCTCGATTCCGTCGATCTCGGCCCGGTACCGTGGAAGATCGTGCGCCACCCGAAGGCGAAAGGCGAGCCGCCCGCCACACCCGGCGAACTCGAGAAAGACGGCTGGTGGATCGCGGACGCCGGTGAGCCGGAGGTCGCCGCATCCGTCCTGGAAGACTTCCGCAAAGCCGGTGCCCCCGGCGGCGCGGTGCTCGCCGAGGCGGAGACGGCGCGACTGCTGGCCGACCCGTCCTCACTCCCGACGGCGGGATGCCTCTTCGTCCCGGAAACGACCGCCGGCCTGGCGGATCGCGATCCGGGTCCATGGCCATCCTACCGGCTCACCGCCTGCCTGCGGCGCAATCACCCCTATGCGGAACTCAAGCCTCGCCTGATGGCGGCAGTCAACGGCCATGGACATTGA
- a CDS encoding phosphate ABC transporter substrate-binding/OmpA family protein → MTKLGKIVFTLVVLLLAGFAVMRMLGKKDGDTGAPGSPAHADTREMVVPEGDSNIAASFDFIAPGKAQPLPSPRPYTPVDSTIAINLSEYAGYAGLIAANGGLEPNDASWFAKNGGFKLKITLSEEDSWADLQDGKFAATATTVDVLSNYGRQWQCVVPAQVSWSRGADGIIVKKDIKRVNDLKGKTIATAPFSEAEFFIRYLAQEAGLAVVRLDGPEQTRNPEAVNLVFLEDAFEAGDAFLADLKAGGHELDGCVTWAPKTTEVVEGSEGAARQLIDNRNLLVIADILVFNKGFAQAKPEVVQKIVEGMLLHNDRIRANPESHLKAIADAFKAYEWTVDDAREELSKVHLSNLPENLAFFRGAIDEAGSFASVFQTANLAYGSELQPSPVAASFFADIKPLEAIAAAGTLSAQVASIQPIKTNDQAPIEQDPLLTRDIRFYFLPNSAQLDMGNKENHDFLANVNHLLGVSPGSMILLRGHVDDAQKENFRKQGGEALVRKMFLKAMELSQQRADEVKKRLLEKYPAIKPDRLEVVGRGWEEPAGKDSDLNRRVEVQWFTVE, encoded by the coding sequence ATGACCAAACTCGGAAAGATCGTCTTCACCCTCGTGGTCCTGCTTCTCGCCGGATTCGCCGTGATGCGGATGCTGGGGAAGAAGGATGGGGATACCGGCGCGCCCGGCTCGCCCGCGCATGCGGACACCCGGGAGATGGTCGTACCCGAGGGGGATAGCAATATCGCCGCGTCCTTCGATTTCATCGCTCCGGGCAAGGCACAGCCGCTGCCATCGCCGCGGCCGTACACGCCGGTGGACAGCACCATCGCCATCAATCTCTCCGAGTACGCGGGCTACGCCGGCCTGATCGCCGCCAATGGCGGGCTCGAGCCGAATGACGCCTCGTGGTTCGCGAAGAACGGCGGCTTCAAGCTGAAGATCACCCTCAGCGAGGAGGATTCGTGGGCGGACCTGCAGGACGGCAAGTTCGCCGCCACCGCTACCACCGTGGACGTGCTCTCGAACTACGGCCGCCAGTGGCAGTGCGTGGTGCCCGCCCAGGTCTCGTGGTCGCGCGGTGCCGACGGCATCATCGTGAAGAAGGACATCAAGCGGGTGAACGACCTCAAGGGCAAGACCATCGCCACCGCGCCCTTCAGCGAGGCCGAGTTCTTCATCCGCTACCTCGCCCAGGAGGCCGGCCTCGCCGTCGTCCGCCTCGATGGCCCCGAGCAGACGCGCAATCCGGAAGCGGTGAATCTCGTCTTCCTCGAAGACGCCTTCGAAGCCGGCGATGCCTTCCTGGCGGACCTGAAGGCCGGTGGCCACGAGCTCGATGGCTGCGTGACCTGGGCGCCGAAGACCACCGAGGTGGTGGAGGGCTCGGAAGGTGCCGCTCGCCAGCTCATCGACAATCGCAACCTGCTCGTCATCGCGGACATCCTCGTTTTCAACAAGGGCTTCGCCCAGGCCAAGCCGGAGGTGGTGCAGAAGATCGTGGAAGGCATGCTGCTTCACAACGATCGCATCCGCGCCAATCCCGAGTCGCACCTGAAGGCCATCGCCGATGCCTTCAAGGCGTACGAGTGGACGGTGGACGACGCCCGCGAGGAACTCTCCAAGGTCCACCTCTCGAATCTACCCGAGAACCTCGCCTTCTTCCGCGGCGCGATCGATGAAGCCGGCTCCTTCGCTTCCGTTTTCCAGACTGCGAACCTTGCCTACGGCTCGGAGCTCCAGCCCTCGCCGGTTGCCGCGTCGTTCTTCGCGGATATCAAGCCGCTTGAAGCCATCGCCGCTGCGGGCACGCTGTCGGCGCAGGTCGCCTCGATCCAACCGATCAAGACCAACGACCAGGCTCCCATCGAGCAGGACCCGCTGCTGACCCGCGACATCCGCTTCTACTTCCTGCCGAATAGCGCCCAGCTCGACATGGGCAACAAGGAGAACCACGACTTCCTCGCCAATGTGAACCACCTGCTCGGCGTCTCGCCCGGCTCGATGATCCTCCTGCGCGGCCACGTGGATGACGCCCAGAAGGAGAACTTCCGCAAGCAGGGTGGTGAAGCGCTCGTCCGCAAGATGTTTCTCAAGGCCATGGAGCTATCCCAACAGCGCGCCGACGAAGTGAAGAAGCGCCTGCTGGAAAAGTATCCCGCCATCAAGCCCGACCGCCTCGAAGTCGTCGGCCGCGGCTGGGAAGAACCGGCCGGCAAGGACTCGGACCTGAATCGCCGGGTGGAGGTGCAGTGGTTCACGGTGGAATAA
- a CDS encoding HNH endonuclease, which yields MLLNVYHKLTFGQLDRKQPVVIELAEKLGRGANSVAMKLCNLASLDPALKLRGIKGLRGASALDRSMWKEFHDDLNETVPASEEMLRNLFGASAGAELEVLPKIGIRVRKSPKGPTVVLANVKVRRGQQYFRNAVLNHFGGRCAVTGMAMRELLVASHILPWSTHPEERLNVLNGISLSRLHDAAFDVGLISFDADYRLMLSPKLKRELSQRGLAENFGVYAGESLILPNDVAFPNEAFLAEHRRSIFARGK from the coding sequence GTGCTGCTGAACGTCTATCACAAGCTGACCTTCGGCCAATTGGACAGGAAACAGCCGGTCGTGATCGAGCTGGCGGAGAAGCTCGGACGCGGAGCGAACAGTGTGGCGATGAAGTTGTGCAACCTTGCATCTCTCGACCCGGCACTCAAATTGCGGGGCATCAAAGGCCTGCGCGGTGCGAGTGCTCTTGACCGGTCGATGTGGAAGGAGTTCCACGATGACCTCAACGAAACAGTTCCGGCCAGCGAAGAGATGCTGCGAAACCTGTTTGGCGCTAGCGCGGGTGCTGAACTGGAGGTGCTCCCGAAGATCGGCATCCGGGTGCGGAAATCGCCCAAAGGTCCGACGGTCGTGTTGGCAAATGTGAAAGTGCGACGCGGTCAGCAGTATTTCCGGAATGCGGTGCTCAATCACTTCGGCGGTCGCTGCGCAGTGACCGGCATGGCAATGCGTGAGCTGTTAGTCGCCTCTCACATTCTCCCATGGAGCACCCATCCGGAAGAACGGCTGAATGTGCTCAACGGCATTTCGCTATCCCGCCTTCACGACGCAGCATTCGACGTCGGACTGATCTCTTTCGACGCAGACTATCGGCTGATGCTGTCGCCCAAGCTTAAGCGCGAGCTCTCGCAGCGGGGCCTTGCGGAGAATTTTGGAGTCTATGCAGGCGAGTCCCTGATTCTTCCGAATGATGTCGCGTTTCCAAACGAGGCTTTTCTTGCGGAGCATCGGCGATCCATCTTTGCCCGCGGCAAATGA
- a CDS encoding HNH endonuclease, whose amino-acid sequence MDDASIRLMAFSEVGRRLKAFDSPLSWESIIPTFQLENEQIYLANRARGIFKPRQMKRGILSVKTTVPRAGRNRRYKVDDRRNDALTYAFQGEDAQASDNLRLKEAFEDRSPFIYFFGVAEGKYEPLWPCFITAYRPTNLEIEVQVGTVGGRPEAVSSIREEEREYRTTLAKQRIHQSAFREMILSAYGERCALSGLPIRSLLTAAHIFPDGHLLGIAAVTNGIALSTLHHAAYDANLIGISPEGIIHVSDRLLSETDGPLLESGLKALRGEKMRFPTDQIARPDRHALAYRFEEFRAAS is encoded by the coding sequence ATGGATGACGCTTCAATAAGGTTGATGGCCTTCTCCGAGGTCGGCCGCCGACTGAAGGCGTTTGACTCGCCTTTGAGTTGGGAAAGCATCATTCCGACGTTCCAGTTAGAGAATGAGCAAATCTACCTAGCGAATCGTGCGCGGGGGATTTTCAAGCCTCGGCAAATGAAGCGTGGGATTCTGAGCGTCAAAACCACCGTTCCGCGAGCAGGCAGGAATCGACGCTACAAGGTCGACGATCGTCGAAATGACGCTCTGACCTACGCCTTCCAAGGCGAGGATGCCCAGGCATCCGACAATTTACGGTTGAAGGAAGCCTTTGAGGACCGCTCACCGTTCATTTACTTTTTTGGTGTGGCGGAAGGAAAATATGAGCCGCTCTGGCCATGCTTCATCACTGCTTACCGACCCACGAATCTCGAAATTGAGGTGCAGGTGGGAACAGTCGGCGGCCGTCCAGAAGCTGTGTCTTCGATTCGTGAGGAGGAGCGCGAATACAGAACCACATTGGCTAAGCAAAGAATCCATCAGTCCGCGTTCCGAGAAATGATACTTTCAGCGTACGGAGAACGCTGTGCCTTAAGTGGCCTCCCGATTCGTTCTTTGCTGACGGCAGCCCACATTTTCCCTGATGGGCATCTGCTGGGCATTGCAGCGGTGACCAACGGAATTGCACTTTCCACACTCCATCACGCGGCCTACGACGCGAATCTGATCGGGATCAGTCCCGAAGGAATCATTCACGTTTCTGATCGCCTGCTTTCCGAGACGGACGGACCGCTACTTGAGTCGGGGCTCAAGGCCCTCCGCGGAGAGAAAATGAGATTTCCCACTGACCAGATAGCGAGGCCGGATCGGCATGCCCTCGCCTATCGCTTCGAGGAATTTCGCGCAGCCTCCTAG
- the lepB gene encoding signal peptidase I has translation MRLRPIPAPVRSFLKRQWTEWRSTILFAVFVLTPVKSSFADMNWVPTGSMNPTILEGDLVYVDKLAYDLRVPLTYQRIAKWQDPAKGDIVVFFSPKDEMRIVKRVVGTPGDVIELRNRTLFLNGKPLDYGPLPATESAGLNPALASRSVMAEEDLAGAEHAVMAIPGFPGAPTSFPPVTVPAGHYFIMGDNRDNSADSRDYGMVERKRIVGKATSVLASFDILDKYQPRTGRFLKSLR, from the coding sequence ATGCGACTCCGTCCCATTCCTGCCCCAGTCCGTTCATTCCTGAAGCGCCAATGGACCGAATGGCGGTCCACGATTCTCTTTGCCGTCTTCGTCCTCACGCCGGTGAAGTCCAGTTTCGCGGACATGAACTGGGTGCCCACGGGGTCGATGAATCCCACGATCCTCGAGGGCGATCTGGTGTATGTGGACAAGCTTGCGTATGACCTGCGGGTGCCGCTGACCTACCAGCGGATCGCGAAGTGGCAGGATCCGGCGAAGGGCGATATCGTCGTCTTCTTCTCGCCGAAAGATGAGATGCGGATCGTCAAGCGTGTGGTCGGCACTCCGGGCGACGTGATCGAGTTGCGGAACCGCACGCTGTTCCTCAATGGCAAGCCGCTAGACTACGGCCCCTTGCCCGCGACGGAATCGGCTGGCCTCAACCCGGCCCTCGCTTCCCGCTCCGTGATGGCCGAGGAGGATCTCGCCGGCGCGGAGCATGCGGTGATGGCGATCCCCGGCTTTCCCGGTGCGCCCACCAGCTTTCCTCCGGTCACCGTGCCGGCCGGCCACTACTTCATCATGGGCGACAATCGCGACAACAGCGCGGACTCGCGCGATTATGGCATGGTCGAGCGAAAGCGCATCGTCGGCAAGGCAACCTCGGTGCTCGCGTCCTTCGACATTCTCGACAAGTATCAGCCGCGCACCGGGAGGTTCCTGAAGTCGTTGCGGTAA
- a CDS encoding TspO/MBR family protein: protein MPLWVKIVLSIVVMEILGGVGGFVTASSIGSWYAALERPPGTPPNAVFGPVWTVLYAFMGIAFALVWHRAPAGPAKRTALTAFFIQLLLNLVWTPIFFGAHQLAAALVVIALLIVAIIVTIVRFRPLDRLAAALLVPYLLWVCYATYLNAGFFVLNR from the coding sequence ATGCCTCTCTGGGTCAAAATCGTCCTGAGCATTGTTGTGATGGAAATCCTCGGCGGAGTCGGCGGCTTCGTCACCGCCTCATCCATCGGCTCTTGGTATGCCGCCCTCGAACGACCACCCGGCACCCCGCCGAATGCGGTCTTCGGCCCGGTGTGGACCGTCCTCTACGCCTTCATGGGCATCGCCTTCGCCCTCGTCTGGCACCGCGCTCCCGCCGGCCCCGCCAAGCGCACCGCGCTCACGGCCTTCTTCATCCAGCTCCTCCTCAATCTCGTCTGGACGCCCATCTTCTTCGGCGCCCATCAACTCGCCGCCGCACTCGTCGTCATTGCCCTGCTGATCGTCGCCATCATCGTCACCATCGTTCGCTTCCGCCCCCTCGACCGTCTCGCCGCCGCGCTGCTCGTGCCCTACCTCCTGTGGGTGTGCTACGCGACCTACCTCAATGCGGGGTTCTTCGTGTTGAATCGGTAA
- a CDS encoding DUF4291 domain-containing protein, with amino-acid sequence MPSKHEIRAAFDREGIVVYQAYSSAIAGPAVAAQRFVEPFSFGRMTWIKPSFLWLMHRSNWGSKSGQERTLAVTISRKGWEEALSKAVLTSYEPKAHRSREDWHRQFEDAEVHVQWDPERTLRGAASDHFSIQIGISRHLIRTFVDEWILKIEDLTPAVTKVHDLLRRGRADEAKRHVPTERVYPLPASIGRRFLMGPCHG; translated from the coding sequence ATGCCATCCAAACATGAAATCCGCGCCGCCTTCGATCGAGAAGGCATCGTGGTCTATCAGGCTTACTCGTCCGCCATCGCCGGCCCGGCGGTGGCGGCCCAACGATTCGTCGAGCCGTTTTCCTTCGGGCGGATGACGTGGATCAAGCCGTCGTTCCTGTGGCTCATGCACCGGAGCAATTGGGGCAGCAAGAGCGGCCAGGAGAGGACGCTGGCGGTGACCATCTCCCGGAAAGGTTGGGAGGAAGCACTCAGCAAGGCGGTCCTTACTTCCTACGAGCCGAAGGCCCATCGGTCACGGGAGGACTGGCATCGCCAATTCGAGGATGCCGAGGTTCATGTACAATGGGATCCCGAGCGCACGCTGCGAGGCGCAGCATCGGATCATTTCAGCATCCAGATAGGGATCAGTCGCCACCTCATTCGCACGTTTGTCGACGAATGGATTCTCAAGATCGAAGATCTCACGCCTGCCGTGACCAAGGTGCATGACCTTCTGCGACGTGGCAGGGCGGATGAAGCCAAACGCCATGTTCCCACCGAACGGGTCTATCCTCTTCCGGCTTCCATTGGCCGGAGATTCCTCATGGGCCCGTGTCATGGATGA